Genomic segment of Salvia hispanica cultivar TCC Black 2014 chromosome 2, UniMelb_Shisp_WGS_1.0, whole genome shotgun sequence:
gcctCAGGATTTATTAAAGACTAGAGAAGTGGGCGAGTTCCTTAGTGGGGCTTTTGCGGGGGCCATGACCAAAGCTATTCTTGCCCCTCTCGAGACCATCCGGTTAGATCCTGCTATTCTGTTTTGCAATTCACTTCTAACTTAGGTTTGTTTGTGTCCACTTTTTGGAATTTCACAGATTATTACCCCCTCTCTTTTAAGCACTCGTTTTAggaaaatgatattaatagTCAAGTGTAGAGAAAGTAAATTTCGAGAAGACTGATATTGGATCACTTAAATTCCTGAAAATTGTGCATTGATTTGGCTATTCTGGAATTCAACTTTACTTTTGCAGAACATGTGGATGCGGCATTCCTTTTCTTGTCTAATGTTAATCGAAACATGCAGGACAAGGATGGTTGTTGGTGTTGGGTCCAAAAACATATATGGCAGTTTTGttcaaattattgaaaaacaGGGCTGGCAAGGGCTCTGGGCTGGGAATGCAATAAATATGCTTCGCATAGTTCCCACGCAAGCAATTGAGCTTGGTACATTTGAATATGTGAAACGAGCAATGACTACAGCACAAGAGAAATGGAAGCTGAATGATAGCCCAAGTTTGCAATTAGGCCAtctgaatttcaatttttctctgGCCTGGTTGTCTCCTGTTGCTGTTGCTGGTGCTGCTGCAGGAATTGTTAGTACCCTTGCCTGTCATCCCCTTGAAGTCTTAAAGGTATGAGCAAAATCTACGTCTTCGGGTAACTAGTTAATTAAAGAGGGTAAATATTAGTCTTTCTTATCTGTTTGTTTCATTGGTCTTATACAGGACAGGTTGACAGTGAGTCCTGATATATATCCCAACCTAAGTATTGCAGTTACCAAGATATACAAGGAAGGTGGAATCGGTGGTCTATACTCTGGGTTGTCGCCCACATTGATCGGCATGCTCCCATACAGCACGTGTTACTATTTCATGTATGAGACGATGAAGAAATCATATTGCttaacaaagaaaaaggatTCTTTGTCTCGTGCTGAGATGCTCCTAATTGGGGCGCTCTCTGGTAACACAGCATTTCAGTTTCCATGCTACAATTAAactatactagtactagtttGTATTAATCTCTTTAAACATTGCAGGCTTGACGGCTAGCACCATCAGCTATCCTTTGGAGGTGGCGAGGAAGCGGCTAATGGTGGGAGCTCTGCAAGGGAAATGTCCACCAAACATGGCGGCTGCACTCTCTGAAGTTTTCAGAGACGAGGGTGTTAAAGGACTCTATCGAGGCTGGGGGGCTAGCTGCTTGAAGGTGATGCCTTCCTCTGGTATCACATGGATGTTCTACGAAGCTTGGAAAGACATATTGCTCACTGAAAAGCGTCCCTCTTGAAAAACAATGGTC
This window contains:
- the LOC125203426 gene encoding probable mitochondrial adenine nucleotide transporter BTL1, which codes for MIQKTPAQTQKKSYCVMEDVYGVVMTPKVDLQQLQLQLHSKPAPPHLMLPNIGRALEDLLKTREVGEFLSGAFAGAMTKAILAPLETIRTRMVVGVGSKNIYGSFVQIIEKQGWQGLWAGNAINMLRIVPTQAIELGTFEYVKRAMTTAQEKWKLNDSPSLQLGHLNFNFSLAWLSPVAVAGAAAGIVSTLACHPLEVLKDRLTVSPDIYPNLSIAVTKIYKEGGIGGLYSGLSPTLIGMLPYSTCYYFMYETMKKSYCLTKKKDSLSRAEMLLIGALSGLTASTISYPLEVARKRLMVGALQGKCPPNMAAALSEVFRDEGVKGLYRGWGASCLKVMPSSGITWMFYEAWKDILLTEKRPS